From the genome of Papaver somniferum cultivar HN1 chromosome 2, ASM357369v1, whole genome shotgun sequence, one region includes:
- the LOC113348825 gene encoding uncharacterized protein LOC113348825: MDDFDDDFGQYMKGEHDVDLFPEEEVFTPVDPSKMEVKTRFANKEAFKKHLRGYCVLNKCQYILDRSAPSRIKAECRFKTEHDCPWFVYASKKEGEKTFVLRKVNLEHKCEGDPQNRNRSADPHFVKDFVLDQMKNKPKKVVPDPYKIKEDFLAEKRVNIPYQCAWKARNLVLESLYGNYKESYNEVPAFCKMFTKCNDGSVAKFTFDTVNNTFESMTLSFEPAMRGWRKACRGVIGLDACHLTGEYGGVLMAATALDGQNGLVMLGIMVCRAETKENWIIFLKHLKDAILAHPVKVAFISDRQKGLLEAVGIVFPGHHHRYCWRHLYKNFKKDYKGLELYSSLWNAAKAYKEKHFQEHFDNIVKQSAAAGAYLSREDPATWSRAFFNPIHCCEHMNNNFSESFNNMINKMRNKPIIMIGIMYANLVMGTWYNRRTESASWVDGNLVPTAVTLIKKMLEFVTDYGVDPCVAGELYMVTSPKNSVFTVNILAKTCSCLQWQLRGFPCMHAVSALHSIRPQWRKYCSDYYSVENYKATYAPTFAPLDDKSEWVQPNMNKKILNPPHSRKPGRPKSKRVRSYDEPRVEKTKRRCGKCGNVTNHNKRTCAGGEVGSNPTAKRQRTECDAQSFTFSNIEPSQTTGVRGAAKSNKKKRTASFVGECFTGPGSQPLATPSSTPASTTPMSLPSIAPSSTPPSTINNLYQNFFGIGSVSQNIKQGKGRGNGKAKKK; the protein is encoded by the exons ATGGATgactttgatgatgattttggtcaGTACATGAAGGGTGAGCATGATGTAGATCTTTTccctgaagaagaagtttttactCCAGTAGATCCTAGCAAAATGGAGGTAAAAACTAGATTTGCAAATAAGGAAGCATTTAAGAAACATCTCAGGGGTTATTGTGTTCTTAATAAGTGTCAATATATTTTGGATAGAAGTGCTCCCTCTAGAATTAAGGCTGAGTGTAGGTTTAAAACAGAACATGATTGTCCTTGGTTTGTGTATGCTAGCAAGAAAGAGGGTGAGAAGACTTTTGTTCTTAGGAAAGTGAATTTGGAACATAAGTGTGAAGGGGATCCCCAAAATAGGAATAGATCTGCTGATCCTCATTTTGTAAAGGATTTTGTTCTTGATCAGATGAAGAATAAGCCTAAAAAAGTTGTTCCAGACCCTTATAAAATCAAGGAAGACTTCTTAGCTGAAAAGAGAGTAAATATACCATATCAGTGTGCATGGAAGGCTAGGAATCTAGTTTTAGAGTCATTATATGGGAACTATAAAGAAAGTTACAATGAAGTACCAGCATTCTGCAAGATGTTTACAAAATGCAATGATGGGTCTGTTGCTAAGTTCACTTTTGACACAGTGAATAACACCTTTGAAAGCATGACACTCTCATTTGAACCTGCAATGAGGGGTTGGCGAAAAGCATGCAGGGGAGTTATAGGGCTTGATGCCTGCCATCTAACAGGGGAATATGGGGGAGTATTGATGGCTGCAACTGCACTTGATGGACAGAATGGGTTAGTAATGTTAGGAATTATGGTATGCAGAGCTGAAACAAAGGAAaattggatcatttttttgaagcatttgaagGATGCAATATTAGCACATCCAGTGAAAGTGGCTTTCATTTCAGATAGGCAAAAAGGTTTATTGGAAGCTGTTGGTATAGTGTTCCCTGGCCATCACCACAGATACTGTTGGAG ACATTTATACAAAAATTTCAAGAAGGATTACAAGGGTCTTGAATTATACAGTTCTTTATGGAATGCAGCAAAAGCATACAAAGAAAAGCATTTTCAG GAACATTTTGACAATATTGTGAAACAGAGTGCTGCAGCTGGTGCTTATCTCAGTAGAGAAGATCCTGCTACATGGTCCAGGGCCTTTTTTAACCCTATTCACTGTTGTGAACatatgaacaacaatttttcagaGTCTTTTAACAATATGATCAACAAGATGAGAAATAAACCAATTATAATGATAGGAATAATGTATGCTAACTTAGTGATGGGTACATGGTACAATAGGAGGACTGAATCTGCATCATGGGTAGATGGTAATTTGGTTCCTACTGCTGTTACATTGATTAAGAAAATGTTGGAATTTGTGACTGACTATGGTGTTGACCCTTGTGTGGCTGGAGAGTTATATATGGTGACTAGTCCAAAGAATTCTGTGTTCACAGTGAACATACTTGCCAAGACTTGCTCTTGTTTGCAGTGGCAGTTGAGGGGGTTCCCCTGTATGCATGCAGTGAGTGCATTGCATAGCATAAGGCCACAATGGAGAaa GTACTGCAGTGATTACTATTCAGTGGAGAACTATAAGGCCACATATGCACCAACTTTTGCACCACTAGATGATAAAAGTGAATGGGTCCAG CCAAACATGAACAAGAAGATCTTGAACCCTCCTCACAGTAGGAAACCAGGAAGACCCAAGAGCAAGAGGGTAAGAAGTTATGATGAACCTCGTGTtgagaagacaaaaaggaggtgtGGGAAATGTGGAAATGTTACTAACCACAACAAAAGAACATGTGCTGGTGGTGAAGTGGGATCTAATCCAACTGCAAAGAGGCAAAGGACTGAATGTGATGCACAAAGCTTCACCTTCAGCAACATAGAGCCAAGTCAGACCACCGGAGTTAGGGGTGCAGCTAAgtcaaacaagaagaagagaacggCATCATTTGTTGGTGAATGTTTTACAGGGCCTGGCAGTCAGCCTTTGGCAACACCATCTTCTACTCCAGCTTCCACAACACCTATGAGTCTGCCATCTATAGCACCATCTTCTACTCCACCCTCTACAATAAATAACCTTTATCAGAACTTCTTTGGCATTGGATCTGTATCTCAGAATATAAAACAAGGAAAGGGAAGGGGAAATGGAAAGGCTAAGAAGAAATGA